Proteins co-encoded in one Daphnia carinata strain CSIRO-1 chromosome 3, CSIRO_AGI_Dcar_HiC_V3, whole genome shotgun sequence genomic window:
- the LOC130693561 gene encoding DNA-directed RNA polymerase II subunit RPB11-like isoform X2, with the protein MNAPPSFESFLLFEGEKKIVVEQDTKVPNAAIFTVNKEDHTLGNMIRCQLLKDPNVLFAGYKQPHPLEHKFILRIQTSPSYSPQDALMNAITDLISELSLLEERFRDAVREKREGLE; encoded by the exons ATGAATGCACCTCCGTCATTCGAATCATTTCTTCTGtttgaaggagaaaaaaa AATCGTAGTCGAACAGGACACGAAAGTTCCGAATGCAGCTATCTTCACAGTAAATAAGGAGGACCACACTCTTGGAAACATGATTCGTTG CCAGTTGCTGAAAGATCCTAATGTGTTGTTTGCTGGCTACAAGCAGCCTCATCCACTGGAACACAAATTCATCTTGAGGATCCAGACTTCCCCTTCCTATTCACCTCAAGATGCTTTGATGAATGCCATCACAGATCTTATTTCAGAACTCTCCCTTCTCGAAGAGCGATTTCGC GACGCCGTACGAGAAAAGCGAGAGGGCTTAGAATAG
- the LOC130693561 gene encoding DNA-directed RNA polymerase II subunit RPB11-a-like isoform X1, translating to MNAPPSFESFLLFEGEKKIVVEQDTKVPNAAIFTVNKEDHTLGNMIRCQLLKDPNVLFAGYKQPHPLEHKFILRIQTSPSYSPQDALMNAITDLISELSLLEERFRVIFLYSSLRTNSIITI from the exons ATGAATGCACCTCCGTCATTCGAATCATTTCTTCTGtttgaaggagaaaaaaa AATCGTAGTCGAACAGGACACGAAAGTTCCGAATGCAGCTATCTTCACAGTAAATAAGGAGGACCACACTCTTGGAAACATGATTCGTTG CCAGTTGCTGAAAGATCCTAATGTGTTGTTTGCTGGCTACAAGCAGCCTCATCCACTGGAACACAAATTCATCTTGAGGATCCAGACTTCCCCTTCCTATTCACCTCAAGATGCTTTGATGAATGCCATCACAGATCTTATTTCAGAACTCTCCCTTCTCGAAGAGCGATTTCGCGTaatatttttgtattcaaGTCTAAGAACAAACAGCATAataacaatataa
- the LOC130693527 gene encoding mitogen-activated protein kinase 1-like, translated as MASDQGGERKIEVIRGQSFECGPRYTNLAYIGEGAYGMVVSAYDNLTKTKVAIKKISPFEHQTYCQRTLREIKILTRFKHENIIDIRDIIRSVDIDQMKDVYIVQCLMETDLYKLLKTQRLSNDHICYFLYQILRGLKYIHSANVLHRDLKPSNLLLNTTCDLKICDFGLARVADPDHDHTGFLTEYVATRWYRAPEIMLNSKGYTKSIDIWSVGCILAEMLSNRPIFPGKHYLDQLNHILGVLGSPTPDDLQCIINEKARSYLQSLPYKPKVPWTKLYPNADAKALDLLDKMLTFNPHKRIIVEDALAHPYLEQYYDPADEPVAEEPFKFEMELDDLPKEKLKELIYEETIMFKERMDREQPMGV; from the exons ATGGCGTCTGATCAAGGAGGTGAACGAAAAATAGAAGTAATTCGAGGGCAGAGTTTCGAATGTGGCCCTCGATATACCAATTTAGCTTATATTGGAGAAGGAGCATATGGAATGGTTGT GTCTGCTTATGATAATCTGACCAAGACCAAAGTTGCCATCAAGAAGATTTCCCCATTTGAGCATCAGACCTACTGTCAACGCACACTGAGAGAAATCAAAATCTTGACTCGCTTCAAGCATGAAAAT ATCATCGACATACGGGACATTATTCGTTCTGTTGACATCGACCAAATGAAAGATGTATACATTGTACAGTGTCTAATGGAAACTGACTTGTACAAACTTCTGAAAACACAG AGATTAAGCAATGATCACATATGCTACTTTCTCTACCAAATCTTGCGTGGTCTCAAGTACATCCATTCAGCCAATGTTCTACACCGTGACTTGAAACCATCAAACCTTCTTCTAAATACTACATGTGATCTCAAG ATTTGTGACTTTGGCCTTGCACGAGTGGCCGATCCGGATCACGATCATACTGGTTTCCTGACAGAGTATGTCGCCACTCGCTGGTACCGAGCACCCGAAATTATGCTTAACTCAAAA GGCTACACAAAATCGATTGATATCTGGTCTGTCGGATGCATCTTGGCGGAGATGCTTTCAAACCGACCTATATTTCCTGGAAAGCATTATCTAGATCAGCTGAACCACATTCTCGGAGTCCTTGGATCCCCCACGCCAGACGATCTCCAGTGcataataaatgaaaaa gcGCGGAGTTATTTGCAATCACTACCATATAAACCCAAAGTACCGTGGACAAAATTATATCCCAATGCCGACGCCAAAGCCCTGGATTTATTGGACAAAATGTTGACGTTCAACCCTCATAAACGAATCATCGTGGAGGACGCGTTAGCTCACCCTTACTTGGAGCAGTACTATGACCCAGCCGATGAG CCCGTCGCTGAGGAaccattcaaatttgaaatggAGCTGGATGATTTGCCAAAGGAAAAACTTAAGGAACTAATTTACGAAGAGACGATCATGTTCAAAGAACGCATGGATCGAGAGCAACCCATGGGTGTTTGA